In the genome of Chiloscyllium plagiosum isolate BGI_BamShark_2017 unplaced genomic scaffold, ASM401019v2 scaf_22165, whole genome shotgun sequence, the window TGCGAGGTGGGATAGACTGAGAGAAGGGCTGAGTGACCGTACCTTCTTGAACTCTCGGAAGGGCACGAACTTGACGATGTCCCGGGCTGCTTCCTGGCCGTAGCTGGACAGTAAGATCCCATCCTCCCCGTCCAATGCCCTCATGTCACTGAAGTCGGCGTTACCCACACCGACGATGATGATGGACATGGGCAGGCAGGAAGCTTCCACAATCGCATCGCGGGTCTCACTGATGTCAGTCACTACCCCATCCGTCAGGATCAGCAACATATAGTACTTCTGAAAGGGGA includes:
- the LOC122545340 gene encoding copine-7-like, translated to MAILPRSIPFQKYYMLLILTDGVVTDISETRDAIVEASCLPMSIIIVGVGNADFSDMRALDGEDGILLSSYGQEAARDIVKFVPFREFKKAPTSALAKYVLAEVPKQVVEFYASQGLPPEPHKQSVIPPRRGENGGDGQNGGDGGEQTRAEGATS